One window from the genome of Acanthochromis polyacanthus isolate Apoly-LR-REF ecotype Palm Island chromosome 21, KAUST_Apoly_ChrSc, whole genome shotgun sequence encodes:
- the ap2a1 gene encoding AP-2 complex subunit alpha-1 isoform X1: MPAVSKGDGMRGLAVFISDIRNCKSKEAEIKRINKELANIRSKFKGDKALDGYSKKKYVCKLLFIFLLGHDIDFGHMEAVNLLSSNKYTEKQIGYLFISVLVNSNSELIRLINNAIKNDLSSRNPTFMCLALHCIANVGSREMAEAFASEIPRILVAGDTMDSVKQSAALCLLRLYKTSPDLVLMGEWTSRVVHLLNDQHMGVVTAAISLITCLSQKNPDEFKTCVSLAVSRLSRIVSSASTDLQDYTYYFVPAPWLSCKLLRLLQCYPPPEDGAVKGRLVECLETILNKAQEPPKSKKVQHSNAKNAILFEAISLIIHYDSEPNLLVRACNQLGQFLQHRETNLRYLALESMCTLASSEFSHEAVKTHIETVINALKTERDVSVRQRAADLLYAMCDRSNAKQIVAEMLSYLETADYSIREEMVLKVAILAEKYAVDYSWYVDTILNLIRIAGDYVSEEVWYRVIQIVINRDDVQGYAAKTVFEALQAPACHENMVKVGGYILGEFGNLIAGDPRSSPLVQFNLLHSKFHLCSVPTRALLLSAYIKFINLFPETKATIQEVLRCDSQIRNSDVELQQRAVEYLKLSSIASTDVLATVLEEMPPFPERESSILAKLKKKKGPGAVSVTELEDSKREGGELNGGSDRGPDTSAMAASNASTPSPSADLLGIRSSAPVGTAPASAGNLLVDVFSEAGPAAPSAAVNDDGFLSSAPPSEDPAPPLSEADELLNKFVCKNNGVLFENQLLQIGIKSEYRQNLGRMYLFYGNKTSVQFASFTTSVSCPGELQSHILSVQLCLGIFRNYQSLKSNFWETVCTTISNRLKFQNLHPSVIII, from the exons GTAAGAGCAAAGAGGCTGAGATCAAACGGATCAATAAAGAGTTGGCCAACATTCGCTCCAAGTTTAAAGGAGACAAGGCTCTAGATGGCTACAGCAAGAAGAAGTATGTGTGCAAGCTGCTCTTTATCTTCCTGCTTGGCCATGACATCGACTTTGGACATATGGAAGCAGTCAACCTGCTGAGCTCTAACaagtacacagagaaacagaTT GGCTACCTATTCATTTCAGTATTGGTAAACAGCAACAGTGAGCTCATCCGTCTGATCAACAATGCTATCAAGAATGACCTGTCCAGCCGTAATCCCACCTTCATGTGCCTGGCCCTTCACTGTATTGCAAATGTGGGAAGCCGTGAAATGGCTGAGGCCTTTGCCAGTGAGATCCCTCGGATCCTGGTTGCTGG TGATACAATGGACAGTGTGAAACAGTCAGCGGCCCTGTGTCTGCTGCGGCTCTATAAGACCTCTCCTGACTTGGTACTAATGGGTGAATGGACATCACGCGTGGTGCACCTGCTCAATGACCAACACATG GGTGTGGTTACAGCAGCCATCTCTCTCATCACCTGTTTGAGCCAGAAGAATCCAGATGAGTTCAAGACCTGTGTTTCCCTGGCTGTTTCACGACTTAGCAGG ATTGTGTCGTCAGCCTCCACTGATCTGCAGGATTACACATACTATTTTGTTCCGGCACCTTGGCTGTCTTGCAAGCTTCTGCGCTTGCTACAGTGTTACCCACCACCAGAAGATGGTGCTGTCAAGGGTCGTCTGGTAGAGTGTCTGGAGACAATTCTCAATAAGGCCCAGGAGCCGCCAAAGTCCAAGAAAGTGCAGCACTCCAATGCCAAGAATGCGATCTTGTTTGAGGCTATCTCTCTCATCATCCACTATGACAG TGAGCCTAACCTGCTAGTGCGAGCCTGTAACCAGCTTGGCCAGTTCCTGCAGCACAGAGAGACCAACCTGCGTTACCTAGCTCTGGAGAGCATGTGTACTTTGGCCAGCTCTGAGTTTTCCCATGAAGCTGTCAAGACACACATTGAGACTGTCATCAATGCCCTCAAG ACTGAGAGGGATGTGAGTGTTCGACAGCGGGCAGCTGATCTGCTGTATGCTATGTGTGATCGCAGCAATGCAAAGCAGATTGTGGCTGAGATGCTCAGCTACCTTGAGACAGCAGACTATTCCATCAGAGAAGAGATG GTGCTGAAAGTGGCAATACTTGCAGAGAAATATGCTGTGGATTACTCCTGGTATGTAGATACGATTCTCAACCTCATCCGCATTGCTGGTGATTACGTCAGCGAAGAAGTGTGGTATCGTGTCATTCAGATCGTAATCAACCGGGACGATGTGCAAGGCTATGCTGCCAAGACGGTTTTTGAG GCCTTGCAAGCCCCTGCCTGCCATGAGAACATGGTGAAGGTTGGAGGCTACATTTTGGGAGAGTTTGGTAACTTGATCGCTGGTGACCCACGCTCCAG CCCCCTGGTCCAGTTCAACCTTCTCCACTCCAAGTtccacctgtgctcagtgccgACTCGTgccctgctgctgtcagcctACATTAAGTTTATCAACCTTTTCCCAGAGACCAAGGCCACCATCCAAGAGGTTCTGCGCTGTGACAGCCAGATCCGCAACTCAGATGTGGAGTTGCAGCAGCGTGCTGTCGAGTATCTGAAGCTTTCTTCCATTGCTAGCACTGATGTTCTG GCCACTGTCTTGGAGGAGATGCCTCCCTTCCCAGAGAGGGAGTCATCAATTTTGGCtaagctgaagaagaagaaggggccTGGGGCTGTGTCTGTGACAGAGCTGGAAGACAGCAAAAGGGAGGGCGGGGAGTTGAATGGAGGGAGTGACAGAGGGCCAGACACGTCAGCAATGGCTGCGTCTAATGCT TCCACTCCGTCACCCTCAGCAGACCTACTTGGGATTCGCTCTTCTGCTCCTGTTGGTACTGCTCCGGCCAGCGCTGGCAACCTCCTGGTGGATGTGTTCTCTGAGGCAGGCCCTGCTGCACCCTCTGCTGCTGTAAACGATGACGGCTTCCTCAG CTCTGCTCCTCCCTCTGAGGATCCTGCTCCTCCTTTGTCTGAGGCAGACGAACTTCTTAACAA GTTTGTGTGCAAGAACAATGGGGTTCTGTTTGAGAATCAGCTGCTTCAGATTGGCATCAAGTCAGAGTATCGCCAGAATCTGG GGAGAATGTACTTATTCTACGGTAACAAGACATCAGTGCAGTTTGCCAGCTTCACCACCTCAGTCAGCTGTCCTGGGGAGCTGCAGTCTCATATCCTTTCTGTGCAGTTATGTTTAGGTATATTTAGAAACTATCAAAGCTTGAAATCAAATTTTTGGGAGACAGTATGTACAACCATTTCAAATCGATTAAAGTTTCAAAATCTTCACCCATCTGTCATTATAATTTAA